One window of the Trifolium pratense cultivar HEN17-A07 linkage group LG2, ARS_RC_1.1, whole genome shotgun sequence genome contains the following:
- the LOC123910204 gene encoding UDP-glucuronate 4-epimerase 1, whose translation MPPSLEDELFPSTPGKFKIERNHGLMNHRQVYRCFASTSTMFLWALFLIALTASYLSFQSFVDSGRNYLSVSWGGIQWEKQVRTSAQIHRTGGMSVLVTGAAGFVGSHVSLALKRRGDGVVGLDNFNDYYDPSLKKARKSLLTSHGVFIVQGDINDAKLLAKLFDVVAFTHVMHLAAQAGVRYAMENPHSYVHSNIAGLVTLLEACKSANPQPSIVWASSSSVYGLNEKVPFSESDQTDQPASLYAATKKAGEEITHTYNHIYGLSITGLRFFTVYGPWGRPDMAYFSFTRNILQGKPITVYRGKNRVDLARDFTYIDDIVKGCVGSLDTSGKSTGSGGKKRGPAPYRIFNLGNTSPVTVPTLVSILERHLKMKAKRNIVDMPGNGDVPFTHANISSARRELGYKPTTDLQTGLKKFVKWYLSYYGYGKTVN comes from the coding sequence ATGCCTCCATCATTAGAAGACGAACTTTTCCCATCAACACCAGGAAAATTCAAGATCGAAAGAAATCACGGCCTAATGAACCACCGACAAGTCTACCGTTGTTTCGCTTCCACAAGCACTATGTTCTTGTGGGCCCTTTTTCTTATCGCTTTAACCGCTTCTTATCTCAGTTTTCAAAGCTTCGTTGATTCCGGTAGAAACTATCTCTCCGTTTCATGGGGTGGAATCCAGTGGGAGAAACAAGTTCGTACATCCGCACAAATCCACCGAACAGGTGGCATGTCAGTACTCGTCACCGGTGCAGCAGGTTTCGTTGGATCACACGTCTCACTCGCTTTAAAAAGAAGAGGAGACGGTGTCGTTGGACTCGATAACTTCAACGATTACTACGATCCTTCTCTTAAGAAAGCTCGTAAATCTCTTCTAACCAGTCACGGTGTTTTCATCGTTCAAGGTGATATCAACGATGCCAAACTATTAGCTAAGCTTTTCGATGTTGTGGCTTTTACACACGTCATGCATCTCGCGGCTCAAGCCGGTGTTCGTTACGCTATGGAGAATCCTCACTCTTATGTTCACAGTAACATAGCCGGCTTAGTCACGCTTCTTGAGGCTTGTAAATCGGCTAATCCTCAACCGTCGATTGTTTGGGCTTCTTCCAGTTCTGTTTACGGTTTAAACGAGAAAGTTCCGTTTTCTGAATCGGATCAGACCGATCAACCGGCAAGTCTTTACGCCGCAACGAAAAAAGCCGGTGAAGAAATTACTCATACTTATAATCATATCTATGGTCTTTCGATTACTGGATTGAGGTTTTTCACTGTTTATGGACCTTGGGGAAGACCTGACATGGCGTATTTCTCGTTTACTCGAAATATTCTACAGGGGAAACCGATTACGGTTTATCGGGGCAAGAATCGGGTCGATCTGGCGCGTGATTTTACCTACATTGATGATATTGTGAAAGGATGTGTTGGATCGTTGGATACTTCAGGGAAAAGTACTGGATCGGGTGGTAAGAAACGGGGACCCGCTCCGTATCGGATCTTTAACCTTGGAAATACTTCGCCGGTGACGGTTCCGACGTTGGTGAGTATATTGGAGCGTCATTTGAAGATGAAAGCGAAGAGGAATATAGTGGATATGCCTGGAAACGGTGATGTTCCGTTTACACATGCGAATATCAGTTCGGCCCGAAGAGAACTCGGGTATAAACCCACAACCGATTTACAAACCGGGTTGAAGAAATTCGTGAAATGGTATCTTTCTTATTATGGATATGGCAAAACTgtaaattaa
- the LOC123904337 gene encoding AFG1-like ATPase isoform X1, which produces MRITVCSLRQLRHVFQRQQRCVMINNLVAEKPCYFEKCYQIHSSAYRILDQAESNIFKNHPFITTFTRSATSDALKITNRETSGSGPLFEYERRIANGELVDGDSCQVETITELQRLYDELVESADECQLDRNSEKPVRHGWLWSRLLSHPSHSPVKGLYLYGGVGTGKTMLMDLFYDQLPSNWRKKRIHFHDFMLNVHSLLQKHKGLSDPLEVVAGEISGDAVLLCLDEFMVTDVADALILNRLFRHLFSKGIILVSTSNRAPDNLYEGGLQRDLFLPFIATLKDRCVSHEIGSSTDYRRLTSGGQGFYLVGRDLSVFLKKKFQELVGEGTATPQEVEVVMGRTLQVCAKIYIAEARTEHISVVFFLRWNTYHCYYQTLAIFCFLHQVPLGANGCAYFTFEELCDQPLGAADYFGLFKKFHTLALEGIPIFGLSNKAAAHRFVTLVDVIYENKARLLCSADGSPLDLFQKIVTISEAKQLAPRTSSRSRKNDEADLCVDNELGFAKDRTISRLTEINSKEYLEHHAAMLAEKKESVDQNVVEA; this is translated from the exons ATGAGAATCACTGTTTGTTCTCTACGCCAACTGAGACATGTTTTTCAGAGACAACAACGTTGTGTTATGATCAATAATCTTGTTGCAGAAAAACCATGTTATTTTGAAAAGTGTTATCAAATTCATAGTTCAGCTTATAGAATTCTTGATCAAGCTGAGTCAAACATATTCAAGAACCATCCGTTTATTACAACATTCACAAGATCTGCAACAAGTGATGCTTTGAAGATTACAAATAGAG AAACTAGCGGAAGTGGACCTCTTTTTGAGTATGAACGAAGAATTGCGAATGGTGAATTGGTAGATGGTGATAGTTGCCAG GTAGAGACAATAACTGAACTTCAGAGACTCTATGATGAGCTTGTTGAGTCTGCCGATGAATGCCAATTGGATCGCAATTCTGAAAAACCTGTAAG ACACGGATGGTTGTGGTCTCGTCTTTTGTCACATCCTTCTCATTCACCTGTAAAAGGTTTATATCTTTATGGAGGAGTTGGCACTGGTAAAACTATGCTGATGGACCTGTTTTATGATCAATT GCCCTCTAATTGGAGGAAAAAGAGGATTCATTTTCATGACTTCATGTTGAATGTACACAGCCTATTACAA AAGCACAAGGGGCTGTCAGATCCATTGGAAGTTGTCGCAGGAGAGATTTCTGGTGACGCAGTTTTATTATGTCTTGATGAATTCATG GTAACGGATGTTGCTGATGCTTTGATACTAAATCGCCTATTCAGACATCTGTTCAGCAAAGGCATT ATTCTAGTATCCACTTCAAATCGTGCTCCAGATAATCTATACGAAGGTGGACTGCAGAGGGATCTCTTTCTACCCTTCATTGCGACATTGAAG GACAGATGCGTTTCACATGAGATTGGTTCATCAACTGACTATCGCAGACTGACTTCG GGTGGCCAAGGATTCTATTTGGTTGGCAGAGATTTGTCTGTCTTTCTTAAGAAAAAGTTTCAAGAGTTGGTTGGAGAAGGAACAGCTACTCCCCAAGAAGTGGAAGTAGTAATGGGAAGGACACTACAGGTATGTGCTAAAATTTATATTGCAGAGGCACGTACGGAACACATAtcagtggttttttttttacggtggAACACATATCACTGTTATTATCAAACTttagctattttttgttttcttcatcaGGTTCCATTGGGAGCTAATGGATGTGCCTATTTTACTTTTGAGGAACTTTGTGACCAACCTCTCGGTGCTGCAGATTATTTTGGATTATTCA AAAAATTTCATACTTTAGCATTGGAAGGCATCCCAATTTTTGGGCTTAGCAATAAAGCAGCAGCACATAGATTTGTCACTTTGGTTGAT gTGATATATGAGAACAAGGCCAGATTATTGTGTTCAGCTGATGGGAGCCCTCTAGATCTCTTTCaaaaaatagtaacaatatCTGAAGCTAAACAATTGGCACCACGAACCTCTTCGAGGTCGAGGAAAAATGATGAGGCTGACCTTTGCGTTGACAATGAACTAGGGTTCGCAAAAGACCGCACCATTAGTAG ACTGACAGAAATAAACAGCAAAGAATATTTGGAGCATCATGCTGCCATGTTAgcagaaaagaaagaaagtgtgGATCAGAATGTGGTTGAAGCTTGA
- the LOC123904340 gene encoding 5'-deoxynucleotidase HDDC2-like, with protein MATAPSSSSPSPAVTGDTNTTPPPSSPPVPNASPSPYSTIDFLTVCHHLKTTKRSGWVRRDVKNPESIADHMYRMSLMALIAPDVPGLDRNKCIKMTIVHDIAEALIGDITPLDGISKAEKSEREQAAVDYMCKIIGVGEGSRGNEITELWMEYEANSSPEAKFVKDLDKVEMILQALEYEDEQEKDLDEFFQSTAGKFQTEIGKAWASEIVSRRNNT; from the exons ATGGCAACTGCACCTTCATCATCATCGCCGTCACCGGCTGTCACCGGCGATACTAACACCACTCCACCGCCTTCTTCTCCGCCTGTTCCCAACGCTTCCCCTTCTCCTTACTCTACTATCGATTTCCTCACTGTCTGTCACCACCTCAAG ACAACAAAGAGATCAGGATGGGTGAGAAGAGACGTCAAGAATCCAGAATCTATAGCTGATCATATGTATCGAATGAGTTTGATGGCTCTGATTGCACCAGATGTCCCTGGTCTAGATCGAAACAA GTGCATCAAAATGACTATTGTTCATGATATTGCAGAAG CATTGATTGGGGACATAACCCCCCTTGATGGAATTTCAAAAGCAGAAAAGAGTGAACGAGAACAAGCAGCGGTTGATTACATGTGCAAAATAATTGGAGTAGGAGAAGGATCGAGAG GAAATGAAATAACTGAGTTGTGGATGGAGTACGAAGCAAATTCTTCCCCAGAAGCGAAATTTGTCAAAGATCTTGACAAG GTTGAAATGATACTTCAAGCCCTGGAATATGAAGATG AGCAAGAGAAggatttggatgaatttttccAGTCAACTGCTG GGAAGTTCCAAACTGAAATTGGCAAAGCTTGGGCATCGGAGATTGTATCCAGAAGGAATAATACCTAA
- the LOC123904337 gene encoding AFG1-like ATPase isoform X2 codes for MRITVCSLRQLRHVFQRQQRCVMINNLVAEKPCYFEKCYQIHSSAYRILDQAESNIFKNHPFITTFTRSATSDALKITNRETSGSGPLFEYERRIANGELVDGDSCQVETITELQRLYDELVESADECQLDRNSEKPVRHGWLWSRLLSHPSHSPVKGLYLYGGVGTGKTMLMDLFYDQLPSNWRKKRIHFHDFMLNVHSLLQKHKGLSDPLEVVAGEISGDAVLLCLDEFMVTDVADALILNRLFRHLFSKGIILVSTSNRAPDNLYEGGLQRDLFLPFIATLKDRCVSHEIGSSTDYRRLTSGGQGFYLVGRDLSVFLKKKFQELVGEGTATPQEVEVVMGRTLQVPLGANGCAYFTFEELCDQPLGAADYFGLFKKFHTLALEGIPIFGLSNKAAAHRFVTLVDVIYENKARLLCSADGSPLDLFQKIVTISEAKQLAPRTSSRSRKNDEADLCVDNELGFAKDRTISRLTEINSKEYLEHHAAMLAEKKESVDQNVVEA; via the exons ATGAGAATCACTGTTTGTTCTCTACGCCAACTGAGACATGTTTTTCAGAGACAACAACGTTGTGTTATGATCAATAATCTTGTTGCAGAAAAACCATGTTATTTTGAAAAGTGTTATCAAATTCATAGTTCAGCTTATAGAATTCTTGATCAAGCTGAGTCAAACATATTCAAGAACCATCCGTTTATTACAACATTCACAAGATCTGCAACAAGTGATGCTTTGAAGATTACAAATAGAG AAACTAGCGGAAGTGGACCTCTTTTTGAGTATGAACGAAGAATTGCGAATGGTGAATTGGTAGATGGTGATAGTTGCCAG GTAGAGACAATAACTGAACTTCAGAGACTCTATGATGAGCTTGTTGAGTCTGCCGATGAATGCCAATTGGATCGCAATTCTGAAAAACCTGTAAG ACACGGATGGTTGTGGTCTCGTCTTTTGTCACATCCTTCTCATTCACCTGTAAAAGGTTTATATCTTTATGGAGGAGTTGGCACTGGTAAAACTATGCTGATGGACCTGTTTTATGATCAATT GCCCTCTAATTGGAGGAAAAAGAGGATTCATTTTCATGACTTCATGTTGAATGTACACAGCCTATTACAA AAGCACAAGGGGCTGTCAGATCCATTGGAAGTTGTCGCAGGAGAGATTTCTGGTGACGCAGTTTTATTATGTCTTGATGAATTCATG GTAACGGATGTTGCTGATGCTTTGATACTAAATCGCCTATTCAGACATCTGTTCAGCAAAGGCATT ATTCTAGTATCCACTTCAAATCGTGCTCCAGATAATCTATACGAAGGTGGACTGCAGAGGGATCTCTTTCTACCCTTCATTGCGACATTGAAG GACAGATGCGTTTCACATGAGATTGGTTCATCAACTGACTATCGCAGACTGACTTCG GGTGGCCAAGGATTCTATTTGGTTGGCAGAGATTTGTCTGTCTTTCTTAAGAAAAAGTTTCAAGAGTTGGTTGGAGAAGGAACAGCTACTCCCCAAGAAGTGGAAGTAGTAATGGGAAGGACACTACAG GTTCCATTGGGAGCTAATGGATGTGCCTATTTTACTTTTGAGGAACTTTGTGACCAACCTCTCGGTGCTGCAGATTATTTTGGATTATTCA AAAAATTTCATACTTTAGCATTGGAAGGCATCCCAATTTTTGGGCTTAGCAATAAAGCAGCAGCACATAGATTTGTCACTTTGGTTGAT gTGATATATGAGAACAAGGCCAGATTATTGTGTTCAGCTGATGGGAGCCCTCTAGATCTCTTTCaaaaaatagtaacaatatCTGAAGCTAAACAATTGGCACCACGAACCTCTTCGAGGTCGAGGAAAAATGATGAGGCTGACCTTTGCGTTGACAATGAACTAGGGTTCGCAAAAGACCGCACCATTAGTAG ACTGACAGAAATAAACAGCAAAGAATATTTGGAGCATCATGCTGCCATGTTAgcagaaaagaaagaaagtgtgGATCAGAATGTGGTTGAAGCTTGA
- the LOC123904339 gene encoding 5'-nucleotidase domain-containing protein DDB_G0275467 isoform X2 has product MPKMNPKGIYVNKNLRLDRLQVYGFDYDYTLAHYSADLQTLIYDLAKEFMVNELRYPYICMSFKYDPSFPIRGLYYDKSKGCLMKLDFFGSIEPDGCYFGRRRLSQSEIRDVYGTRHIGRDQARSLVCLMDFFCFSEACLLADIVQYFVDAKLEFDASYIYEDVIRAIDHVHRSGLVHRGILSDPHKYLMKNGKILCFLKMLKEKGKKLFLLTNSPYYFVDGGMRFMLEDSMDCRDSWTELFDVVIAQANKPKFYTSEHPFRCYDAQKDVLTFTKVDKFLPDKVYYHGCLKSFLQITKWKGPEVIYFGDHLFSDLRGPSKAGWRTAAIIHELENEIQKQNEDTYRTEQAKFHIIQELLGKLHATTANSVRTAACKSLLEELNEERQKARMKMKMMFNESFGATFLTSTGQESAFAYNIHQYADVYTSKPENFLLHSPEAWLHVPFDVKIMPHHVKIPSSLFKTG; this is encoded by the exons ATGCCTAAAATGAATCCTAAAG GCATATATGTGAATAAGAACTTGAGATTGGACCGATTGCAAGTTTATGGTTTCGATTACGATTACACATTGGCACATTACTCTGCAGATTTGCAGACTTTGATATATGACCTTGCCAAAGAGTTTATGGTTAACGAG CTTAGGTATCCGTACATTTGCATGAGTTTTAAATACGATCCATCTTTCCCTATTAGAGGTCTATACTATGATAAGTCAAAAGGGTGCCTCATGAAGCTGGATTTCTTTGGTTCAATTGAGCCCGACGGATGCTACTTTGGTAGACGCAGG CTGAGCCAAAGCGAAATACGCGATGTATATGGCACGCGACACATTGGTCGTGATCAAGCTCGATCACTGGTTTGTTTGATGGATTTCTTTTGCTTTAGTGAG GCATGCCTCCTTGCTGATATAGTGCAGTACTTCGTGGATGCTAAACTAGAATTTGATGCTTCCTACATTTATGAAGATGTTATCCGTGCAATTGATCATGTCCACCGAAGTGGCCTAGTTCACAGAGGAATTCTTTCTGATCCACATAAATACTTGATGAAAAAT GGAAAGATTTTATGTTTTCTCAAGATGCTAAAGGAGAAGGGAAAAAAGCTTTTCTTGTTGACTAATTCTCCTTATTACTTTGTCGATGGTGGGATGCGTTTTATGTTAGAG gatTCTATGGATTGCAGAGACTCTTGGACAGAACTATTTGATGTTGTGATTGCACAGGCCAATAAACCAAAGTTTTATACATCCGAGCATCCGTTCCG TTGTTATGATGCACAGAAGGACGTTTTAACTTTTACCAAGGTTGATAAATTTCTTCCAGATAAAGTTTACTATCATGGATGCCTCAAATCTTTTCTCCAAATAACCAAGTGGAAAGGCCCAGAG GTGATATATTTTGGAGATCATCTTTTCAGCGACTTGAGAGGACCCTCAAAGGCAGGCTGGCGCACAGCCGCAATCATTCATGAATTAGAG AATGAAATACAAAAGCAAAATGAAGATACATACCGCACTGAGCAG GCAAAGTTTCACATAATACAGGAGCTACTTGGTAAGTTGCATGCGACAACAGCTAATAGTGTGAGAACTGCAGCTTGCAAATCACTTCTGGAAGAACTTAATGAGGAAAGACAAAAAGCACgcatgaagatgaagatgatgttTAATGAATCTTTTGGAGCAACATTCCTCACTAGCACAGGACAAGAATCTGCTTTTGCTTATAACATTCATCAGTATGCAGATGTTTATACCAGTAAGCCAGAGAattttcttcttcattcacCTGAAGCATGGCTTCATGTTCCATTTGATGTCAAGATTATGCCTCATCATGTGAAG atTCCATCAAGTTTGTTCAAAACTGGATGA
- the LOC123904339 gene encoding 5'-nucleotidase domain-containing protein DDB_G0275467 isoform X1, which translates to MAFVLHHIASRTLLRSLRSSIQTTTILSSSVFQQQQGFFGSCGGFESPEQCVLQPQDEEIVALRHQFEAAKQSFLKIPHTLKEMPKMNPKGIYVNKNLRLDRLQVYGFDYDYTLAHYSADLQTLIYDLAKEFMVNELRYPYICMSFKYDPSFPIRGLYYDKSKGCLMKLDFFGSIEPDGCYFGRRRLSQSEIRDVYGTRHIGRDQARSLVCLMDFFCFSEACLLADIVQYFVDAKLEFDASYIYEDVIRAIDHVHRSGLVHRGILSDPHKYLMKNGKILCFLKMLKEKGKKLFLLTNSPYYFVDGGMRFMLEDSMDCRDSWTELFDVVIAQANKPKFYTSEHPFRCYDAQKDVLTFTKVDKFLPDKVYYHGCLKSFLQITKWKGPEVIYFGDHLFSDLRGPSKAGWRTAAIIHELENEIQKQNEDTYRTEQAKFHIIQELLGKLHATTANSVRTAACKSLLEELNEERQKARMKMKMMFNESFGATFLTSTGQESAFAYNIHQYADVYTSKPENFLLHSPEAWLHVPFDVKIMPHHVKIPSSLFKTG; encoded by the exons ATGGCATTCGTTCTTCATCACATTGCTTCTCGCACCCTTCTTCGCTCTCTCCGTTCTTCCATTCAA ACCACAACGATTCTATCCTCTTCTGtatttcaacaacaacaag ggttttttggAAGCTGTGGTGGTTTTGAATCACCTGAACAGTGTGTATTGCAACCTCAAGATGAAGAGATTGTCGCGCTTCGTCACCAATTCGAAGCTGCTAAACAAAGTTTTCTCAAGATTCCTCATACACTCAAAGAAATGCCTAAAATGAATCCTAAAG GCATATATGTGAATAAGAACTTGAGATTGGACCGATTGCAAGTTTATGGTTTCGATTACGATTACACATTGGCACATTACTCTGCAGATTTGCAGACTTTGATATATGACCTTGCCAAAGAGTTTATGGTTAACGAG CTTAGGTATCCGTACATTTGCATGAGTTTTAAATACGATCCATCTTTCCCTATTAGAGGTCTATACTATGATAAGTCAAAAGGGTGCCTCATGAAGCTGGATTTCTTTGGTTCAATTGAGCCCGACGGATGCTACTTTGGTAGACGCAGG CTGAGCCAAAGCGAAATACGCGATGTATATGGCACGCGACACATTGGTCGTGATCAAGCTCGATCACTGGTTTGTTTGATGGATTTCTTTTGCTTTAGTGAG GCATGCCTCCTTGCTGATATAGTGCAGTACTTCGTGGATGCTAAACTAGAATTTGATGCTTCCTACATTTATGAAGATGTTATCCGTGCAATTGATCATGTCCACCGAAGTGGCCTAGTTCACAGAGGAATTCTTTCTGATCCACATAAATACTTGATGAAAAAT GGAAAGATTTTATGTTTTCTCAAGATGCTAAAGGAGAAGGGAAAAAAGCTTTTCTTGTTGACTAATTCTCCTTATTACTTTGTCGATGGTGGGATGCGTTTTATGTTAGAG gatTCTATGGATTGCAGAGACTCTTGGACAGAACTATTTGATGTTGTGATTGCACAGGCCAATAAACCAAAGTTTTATACATCCGAGCATCCGTTCCG TTGTTATGATGCACAGAAGGACGTTTTAACTTTTACCAAGGTTGATAAATTTCTTCCAGATAAAGTTTACTATCATGGATGCCTCAAATCTTTTCTCCAAATAACCAAGTGGAAAGGCCCAGAG GTGATATATTTTGGAGATCATCTTTTCAGCGACTTGAGAGGACCCTCAAAGGCAGGCTGGCGCACAGCCGCAATCATTCATGAATTAGAG AATGAAATACAAAAGCAAAATGAAGATACATACCGCACTGAGCAG GCAAAGTTTCACATAATACAGGAGCTACTTGGTAAGTTGCATGCGACAACAGCTAATAGTGTGAGAACTGCAGCTTGCAAATCACTTCTGGAAGAACTTAATGAGGAAAGACAAAAAGCACgcatgaagatgaagatgatgttTAATGAATCTTTTGGAGCAACATTCCTCACTAGCACAGGACAAGAATCTGCTTTTGCTTATAACATTCATCAGTATGCAGATGTTTATACCAGTAAGCCAGAGAattttcttcttcattcacCTGAAGCATGGCTTCATGTTCCATTTGATGTCAAGATTATGCCTCATCATGTGAAG atTCCATCAAGTTTGTTCAAAACTGGATGA
- the LOC123904336 gene encoding autophagy-related protein 18b, which produces MSSSSSSSCPILCASFNQDNSCFAIGTKDGFKIFDTNTGKLCYERAVGAFSIVEMLFTSSLLAIVGAGDQPSLSPRRLCLFNTTTEAPLRELNFLTSILAIRMNRKRLIVILQDKAYVYEINSLSILDTFDTVPNIKGLCAFSPCLDACYMALPASTTKGSALLYNVMDCNLHCEIEAHRSPLAAMVFSSNGMYIATASEQGTLVRVHLVSDATKSYSFRRGSYSSTIFSLSFGPSKQLPDILAATSSSGSIHLFTLGFASHPRSKRSSGFLGSIIPDAVNDVLDPAYHHVVHNAVPAGVKSSAVIRKVENVTDTSSSELLACRANMCVITYNGYFQEYNLSVDAQKLSWSLERETNLLSVTLDKVP; this is translated from the exons ATGTCATCATCCTCATCGTCTTCGTGTCCTATTCTTTGCGCCTCTTTCAACCAAGACAACAG TTGCTTTGCTATTGGAACCAAAGATGGTTTCAAAATATTTGACACCAATACAGGAAAACTATGTTATGAAAGAG CTGTTGGAGCTTTCTCTATTGTTGAGATGTTATTTACCTCAAGTCTTCTAGCTATCGTTGGTGCTGGTGATCAG CCATCTTTGTCGCCTCGACGTCTTTGTTTATTCAATACTACAACTGAAGCTCCTCTTAGGGAATTGAACTTTCTTACTTCAATATTAGCTATTCGCATGAATCGAAAAAG ACTCATTGTCATTTTACAAGACAAAGCATATGTATATGAAATAAATAGTCTTTCAATCTTGGACACTTTCGACACTGTGCCAAATATTAAAG GACTTTGTGCTTTTTCCCCTTGTTTGGATGCTTGCTACATGGCTCTTCCTGCTAGCACCACGAAAGGGTCTGCATTGTTGTACAATGTCATGGATTGTAATTTACACTGTGAG ATCGAGGCTCATCGTTCACCACTGGCTGCAATGGTCTTTTCTTCTAATGGAATGTACATAGCTACAGCATCTGAACAAGGAACCTTAGTCAGAGTTCATTTGGTGTCAGATGCAACAAAG TCATATAGCTTCCGCAGGGGTTCATATTCATCTACTATATTTTCTCTGTCATTTGGTCCATCAAAGCAGCTTCCAGATATTCTTGCAGCCACTAGTTCTTCTGGTTCTATTCATCTTTTCACTCTCGGATTCGCTTCACATCCACG GAGCAAGAGATCAAGCGGTTTTCTTGGATCAATAATTCCTGATGCTGTGAATGATGTGCTGGATCCTGCTTATCATCACGTGGTTCATAATGCCGTTCCTGCAGGAGTCAAAAg CTCTGCAGTAATTCGCAAGGTTGAAAATGTTACCGACACCTCATCATCTGAACTTTTAGCTTGTAG GGCTAACATGTGTGTGATAACTTATAATGGTTACTTCCAAGAATATAACTTAAGCGTCGATGCTCAGAAATTGTCTTGGTCTTTAGAGCGCGAAACCAATCTTTTGAGTGTGACCTTGGATAAGGTTCCATGA